The genomic segment CGTTATCTAATAAAAATGAACCTAAAGAATTAACAAAGTCTATGGGTGCTTCATTTATTAACGGAATCAATAATTGGGATAGAATACACCAATTAAAAGCAGATTGGTTACAAGGAAACTCAACAGGAAATTGGAGTTTGTATTTTAAAGAAAATATTTTACCAAAACCTCATCTTTTTAAAGATAAATTAATAATACTGAGTACAAAAGAATATAGCGGTATTAAAAGTCAAAGTATTGGAGTTTCAAAAAGCACTTGGAAATTGTCTTCCTTAATAATTAGAAGAGAACATGAGTGTGCTCATTTATTTACTTTAAAACATTATGGAGTGATGGCGAATAATATGCATGATGAAATTATTGCAGATTATGCAGGTATTACAAAAGTACTAGGTCATTTTAATAAAGATTGGTGCTTGCATTTTATAGGTTTAGAAAATTACCCTAAATATAGAAATGGAGCCCGTTTAGAAAATTATCAAGGGAAGAATAAGTTATCAGAACAAGCTTTTGAAGGTTTAAAAAGAATAATTAAAAATGTTACTGAATCAATTTTTCAATTTGATAATAGTTTAGGAAAAATACAATCTGCAACAGATCAATTACATCGAATAAAAAGTATTTGCGAAGTTGATTTAATTACAATGGCTTCTTCCAAAGGGAAACAGAAATTAATGGAGAAATATAATAGTAAGCAAGTTACGATTTTAGTGTGATGATGAAAAACGAAAAAATATTAGGAGAAATGAATGCTATTTTAGATCAAATATCTAAAATAATGCAGGTGGAAAGAAGTACTTTTTTTCTATTAAATAGAGAAACCTCTACCCTAGAAAGCTTGGTTGCTCAAGGAGTGAAAAATATTATTATTTCTGTTCCATTAGGAAAAGGAATAGTAGGAACTATGTTTCAACAAAAACAACCAATCATTGAAAATAATGCACAAATTAGTAATTTGTTAGACAAATCGTATGATAAACAATTACACTTTGTTACAAAATCGGTAGCATGTGTACCTGTTTTTAATGAAAAAGGAAAACCCATTGGTGCATTACAATCTTTAAACAAGAAGAATGGAACTTTTACAGAAAAAGACATTAAAATATTAAAGAGTTTTGCATCAGCCATTACTTTGATAATAAAAAATAGCGAACTCTATTTTGCTAGCGAGCATATTAAAAATAACTTTTCAACCTTATTAGAGGTTTTTAAAGCTGTTTCATCTGAATTAAATTTAAACAGACTTATTCAAGTTATTATGAATAAGGCAGCAGAAATCACAAAATCTGATAGAAGCTCATTATTTCTGGTAGATGAAGAAACTGGAGAACTTTGGACGGTTTTTGCTAAAGGACTTGAAAACCAAGTTGTGAGAACAAAAAAGGGAATTGTTGCTGAAGTAGCAAAAAGTAAAAAACCATTGATTGTTAACGACCCTTATAACCATCCACATTTTGATACTTCAGTAGATAAAAAAACAAAATACACCACAAAATCTATTTTAAGTGTTCCTGTTTTTAATTCTAAAAATAAAGTATTAGGAGTTATACAAGTTATTAATAAATTAAAAAATAATTTTGATACAGACGATTTAGATATCCTTACAGGGTTTGCAAGTCAAATTCGTATTGCCATAGAAAATGCAAAACTGTTTGACCAAATTCAAGGAATGAAGAATCATTTAGATATTTTAGTTCAAAATCTAGATAGTGGTATTGTAACTATAGATAAATCGCTTAAAATAAGTACTGTTAATCAAACTTTTAATG from the Polaribacter cellanae genome contains:
- a CDS encoding DUF7005 family protein yields the protein MTEDEKYTFLKELVKEEQVIDELLIYSKNKFISNEQKTNTLLEDSYVDTWERYSEESKEIGVFETLKKYIVQLQFPVQKGISKTGAYINTTLRGKSNLNKSALKLNQPKGLKLEIYKSALVGSVPVLIIPDDEDFNTLVCALSNKNEPKELTKSMGASFINGINNWDRIHQLKADWLQGNSTGNWSLYFKENILPKPHLFKDKLIILSTKEYSGIKSQSIGVSKSTWKLSSLIIRREHECAHLFTLKHYGVMANNMHDEIIADYAGITKVLGHFNKDWCLHFIGLENYPKYRNGARLENYQGKNKLSEQAFEGLKRIIKNVTESIFQFDNSLGKIQSATDQLHRIKSICEVDLITMASSKGKQKLMEKYNSKQVTILV